The following DNA comes from Magnolia sinica isolate HGM2019 chromosome 18, MsV1, whole genome shotgun sequence.
gctcgctggctctttctccttccgcagcaccctttgcctcttcggcggccgaggctccgaaagaagaactgaccgcggaggagccttcaacttcgtgactggcctaagggcaggacgagctccagtcatctccggttcgaggGTGATCctgaggttgggacgagcttcgggcagatctgtaaaaaaaaaaaaaaaaaaccagagaatAAGTTATGGCGAAGTAAGTCGAGGGAAATTCGGAAAATCCAGAAGATTCATtctcaattacctgtaacttccgagtccagacctgcaagatgaaggcgctccggctgtagaagcaccttccaagacctattcttcgaatccaacgacctcaactctttgatccgagccgaggcagtggtgccgagcttcggccgcttctttggAATGTCTGCCAAACATAAgctcgtcagactcagaatattacaaaaacaaaaataaaaaaaaataagggggcgagagggagagaagacccaagtcacctgctctttggaacgcccgagggacacgagcctcgcaagacccggactcattcgtctcccagcgaccacatgcccaaaaccaacgctctctccagtgtttgttggaagtgggagggtcggttatcgaGGGAACctcctccgcctcgccaagcagcgaagacgtagaagccggaTTGTTGAGGGTTTGGCCGTACTTGATATAGGTGGAGAAATTCGATTGTAagtggtggctgttccatctcggcccacaacaccgcacatccgagtaagttcctccacccattcgggactatatgcccggggcaatctttatgcgagacaaaactccccggacgatgctGAAGGGgccgacgcaagccgcattgcatcgacactgGGTAAATCGCGACCGCCCAGGAGGGTGGTCCggtaagtcattcggacggggaagataggtgatgaccgactcgggaatatggtacccgactcggattctgtccaagtccgtctcagtcaagactgagggaaccggaccgcttaaatcctcccccgatccttcttcttcagactCGGCTTGCGCCGATTCACCAACAGGAGCAggatcaggggttccttcggcgattaaaatttcatcttcttcctcctcatcttcctccatgtccctttgcaagttaggccttcccgggcgggttaatagagacgacccgccccgagaaggaacgacggaagctggacgctccgccggagcttcggtgactctctccggtagacaagcagcgttggcgtccactgctatctccgtcagtaaggaaggcgattccgcaacgttccaaaaacgttgcgcttcgccttcgtctccggaagctcccccctggggactttgagaactcctatccgccattaatatctaataaagaggaaggagaaactcaccggagggagaaaggaaaacggaaagggcggaaagaggcaccgacggttAGGAGAAACGAaaagaaggagatgaaaggctatgCAAACCCCaaagaaaatgcggagcgggaatggcaagagcagtaaaagtttaaagtgcggggcccctgacgttatataaggtcgccatacggCAGAGACAATTAATGGGAAAATGATTCGACGCCCGCATCGATTCCCTcattcgacacgtggcgcacgtcgactggtGACAATAATACctttgctacgtgtccaatcTTCGTTGGCGGGAtgtgcgatttgacggctgacggcgcatgcgatgtcaggagctgaaccgtcccccatcaaaggccttacggaatgcatttaatgaccacgactcatctcggactgagttacgaaccgactccaaactcgctactccttaGTGTCATATGAagcacacggagtaggggggcttactgttggggacaaaaatacaagtccgaagactcggacttaatgcctcgggactcggacttaatacctcgggtcaccgaaggatgtgtcaaatccgaggcatggttcgctaaaccgagacaacggttgagtcggttcggacaacttatcagcgttccgggcatgcgctaaaccgagacaacggttgagtcggttcggacgacttatcagcgttgcgggcatgtgtcgggcggaccaccttacaagaccgaccgtcgctaggtcagatcattccggatatcttgggataagatctccgaccccgaagctcacgggatcggatgacggctcaagatgggcacgatcctatctccgtgatatcaggagaagatcccgcgctcaatatcgggaggaccccagcagctataaaaggaggacccctgtcaccttgagaggtacgaaacaaattccctctaaaaacctttcaatactttgagaccccgagtccaggcctgactttggcatcggagggtcccctgctcgagccagggtctcctttgtcctcttaaTGATTATGTTGAATTGTCATTTTTATGAATTGCTTATATGGATATGAATATCATTACAATCATAAAATCCGAGTTTCCTCTCATGCGAAGACATGTATATAATAATTTGTATATGTCAATGCATTGGGCATTGAACATGCATTAGATAACGCTCCTGTGCTGATTCCCAAAAGCTTGCTCTAAATAACTTGCATGCATATCCTGTGCCTAGGTTCTTGGGGAATCTCTCTAGATAGTTTTCTAATAGAATTGTTATCGAATGCTCACTAAACTAATGAAAGCCTACTTAATGAATAGATGTAGGGCTTTGTCCATGCCTAACTAATACGATAGAAGCCTTGTTAGGTGTAGATATAGTTTGATGGATATCCAACCCAATCAAGTTGATGATTATCCcgcttgatgtatgcattacatGTTATTTCTGCATTCACGTACATTCTTACATTCATGTACTTTAATTGTTTCTTTATACTATCTTAATGTGTTGTGCATGAACcgtgatgggttcactcactaggcATGATTGGTTGACGTTTGTTGAATGATAATTGTGCAGAGGTGATCAAGATTTAAAATGTAAATAAAGCGCCAGAGAATGAGGACAAAATGGTGGATGAACTAGATGATCAATGGCTATATTTATCCAAGGATGAAATTGCTACGGTGAGTTAATTGAATGAATGTGAACATGAACCGCTGATTTTGAACTTCAAATTTTCTTTATATCATTTTGACTATGGTTAGACATTATTAAAACAGAGGCATGCTCTCCtatgcacctacgcacgtgcgcacctttcaacacatgtcatgggtgtcaaatctgaacggtccataagatgcagaatcccatgaaaccttcgggggtgaattttcaccctgatctaggATTCTAGttggccatagtaaagagaaattcaaatcaaaggaagaaactgtttgcatttttatggcccaccaaagttttagttcaaagtaaaaattggtaccagagggtttcatgaggttccgcttcatgtggaccattcagattttcgagaatcatcagatatgataagttctcaaaaaagttcgtaggtagtccgtgcgaactggttcgcGCATAGTTGAGTTATCAAATTTATGATGTGATTGGTAAACGTGATGGTAATGGTAATTGGAAATGTGTGGAATTGTATGATCATATGtgtggatgtatgaatgttagaaaTTAGAATGATAAAATGCATTAAGCTATGATTCCAAGCAACTCTAGGAATTGTCGATTTAAATATACTTGGTGTACAAGTCATGGACTGTAACTTGGGTATGCGGGTGCACAGGCTGCATTCGAATTGCGGAGCATGACAAAAttcatgatcaacatttttatatttagaaatttttttgaTAATATTAATCTCCCTAAAAAGACTTTTAGGGCATAAATTGCAAAACCAGATTCGTCCCTATGAAACGAAACAATATGAGAATTTCGGCTTATGGTTGAGCCCCACGATTCAACATAAGCGAAATTGAAGTAAAATGAGAGGGTACAAAGCTTTCATTGAACTCTGATGCTTTTACAATTCTGAGGTCAGGAGAGGCCAATGGGGCAGTTGGGGCCTAATTGATCAACGCTCTAGATTTTGGGTTGGATATTATAAACGGACatactggtgggccccactggatcCAACGTGTAAGGGATGGTATGCTTGTACTTTGACTCAAGGATATATGTAAAGCttccccaatttttttttttaacattttgggttgatGATGATTCGAAACATTCATTCGATGGCCCAACATACCCAACTGAATGCTCCAAGATCATGTAAATTTAtgactgtcaatgggctgggctcaggcctTAAAACTCAGAATTTTAAATATGTTTGGCCCGCAGCTCGGCCCATAAAGTTCAAAATTAGAACAAGACCACcacaggcccggcccgttgacagccctacatcTGATCCTTCTTTTACCAATTTCCCGGGCTATTCCTTTTTCTGTATTTTCAGGGATAGAGATGGTAAATACCCCAAAAGCACACCAATAATATGTACTTGCAGCTGTTTTATTTCATTTACAAACGAGCAGAGACCTGCAATACACACAGACagaggaaaaagaaaggaaaagctcGAATATCTAACATCTACTGATTGCATCCGTACGTCTATGGCGTCAGTGCGCCCGACGGATTTTGCTAAAGGCGCACGGTACGCACTCGGCACACACGAAGGGGGAGCCTGCCATTGAACTCAATCAAATGGAGTGGCTCCACAGCAACACATCAGCATCACATGCTACGTCAtcccagtgggacccacttaagtggTACGGAGGCAGCGAAACCATCAATCCCTCCGCCATGCTCTCAAGCAATCCCGGCATTCCGCAATCCACCTCATCCTCCACGTAAAACGCATTCTCCGGCGGCGAATACATCGAATTCTCCACCGAGCTTGTGTCACTGATGCCGGAAGCCGTCTCAGATTTCAGAGGCCGGAAAGCTTCGGCAGCTTCCACTGCTGCCTTCCGAATATCTTCGGTGCTGCCGGACACTGGCACAGGCAGGCACCAGGCCGAATCAGCGAAATTGAGACAGGCCGACCGGCCCCTGAGAGCCATTGCAGCTACGTCATGGGCCCGGGCGGCCATCTCAGGGGTCTGGAACGTTCCGAGCCACAGCCTTGAGGCTTTGTTCGGCTCGCGCAGCTCGCAGACCCACTTGCCGCCGTTCCTCTGCCTGACGCCCTTGTATACTGGGTGCCGTGTCTCCCGGAATTTCCTTCGCCCGGCTCGCCGCTTCGGCGGACTGGTCGCTACCGTGGCGTAGACTTCCTCATCAGAGATGGTGGCTGACGGCTGTGAATTCTCGAATGTGTAGGCTGTAAGGACATCCGAGTAATCCCAGCTGAAGAATGTGGCCATTTAGAATCAAGGAAGGGCGTGGAGTGAGTTGGGTTCTGGAAAGATTTGGGAAGGAATGGAAAGAGCGGTTGGTTTtatatgttgtggtgggccatGTCCCTGATTTGAGCTTTGTACGCGCACACGGAGTCTCCCCATGTGACAGCCTGGGCGCCCGCGCTTGTATTAGCTTGTATGAGTGACGTGGCACCAGTTGGCTCGAAAAGCTGGATGGTCCCTTTCAGGACGCTAATTGCCTGCGACCGCTACCCCCGCGAAGTTCCTGCGATGGGAAGTTACCTGCCTTCTTCTCattgatggaagcggattggctggtgtaccccacACCAGCGATCTAGCtgttgtgttgacgtcaccaagttacgtgggtttcatcacgaagtatgtgttatatccaaaacgccaatccatttggtgagcttatcGTAACCCTTCAGCCTAAAAGtaagatagatctaaatatcaacttgaccacactgcataaagcagtggggattggacGTTtatcattaaaaccctttttggggttacaggagttttggatcaatatggtatttgtttttcttcttcacctagaaatttgtgaccttatgaacatattagatggaaagTTAACGTTATTGTGagcctacaaatgttttaacggtgaaaatcattctccccactgctatttgtggtgtggtccatttgaactttgtatatgatttattttttggctcatgatctaaaatgatcttgaaaaatggatgaacagtgtggatataataaatatatcattttggAGCCTATGttactttgatctcatttgaaccgttcgtacaacccggagctcgagaagtcgtcagcgctcgtcttcgcaccacacgtaaccgctatatcgctggtgtgtggtacaccagccaatcaactTACCTTGGAGTCCTTCCTCATCACCGCCGTGATATTACTTTTGAAAAtacacccgtccatccattttgccagcatATGCTATTATGGTATtaaaaatgatgcagatacaAAACTCCACGTGTGTCACGTGAAAACGAAGGGTGGGGAGAAAAATGACTAgacgtttatatgctatccaaaacttatgtaaccctaatattagcttgatccaaaacttccgtaaccTCAAGAACCTTTTAATAGTACGTGCTCaatatccactatttcctgtcCCGTGggtatttgagctttggatggtGCATTTCTCATAAACACCAGGAGCCGTCTGGTACCATGGCTtttgggggatttgaggggatttcaaatcccgtgAACCATAAAATAGCAGGGAGTTTTAAGTTCACAATGAGAGCTTAGAttaaatctaaaatcatttcaagagttgcatgtgtaatatgtgtctCACTAGACTATTAAATTATTGAGCTCATAGTCtattaatgatatcccaaaataactagattatcaattatatcattataattactttaatataatgatcaacattgtccaaacattttccatttaAATCaactattaaattttttttgctGGTCACtcgaacatgatcttgtgcttgtggcctattagaaacttagaatttcatcattttcaagtaaagtatatatttcaacggactTATTACAACTATTATGCCAAGCATTACATACAGTAACTAATtatagatattaaagttaatttagtaactAAATTCAAATCTATATAAATGTACCATATatgactacttttggattaaagttgattctcagtcCAGAGGgccaaacacaataggaagaTTTTAAATATAGGGGTTCTGAATTGATGGGTTCCGAATCCATGCCCCCAAACGATCCCTTCTAATAGGCCCCGCTTACTTGGCAGAACTTGTGCCAAAGATTTTCAACACGAGCATCCTGCGACGATGGCGTTGCACGATGGGAGCTTCCAACTGACTTCGCTCTTACTTTTCAGATAAGCGTGAGGCTATGCCTACTTGCAATGGTGCGAGTAGGATTAAATTCTTAGAGGTATGATGGTCTGGGCTTGACTGTAAAGCCCAGTCTTATATCGGGTCGGCACAGACATGCATTAAAAATGATCCGGCATGACACTCATGCTCATGGTTTTAGGACTCTTGGACTAGTCTGATGCGACTAGTTTGCTACCACGAGTCATCCTGAACTCGTGTGAGTCGCAACTCTGACATCGACTGAACAAGTTGAGTCAAGTCACTGTGGTCTTTTAATCATGGTCACATAACTGGTTAGGAGTGGCCCAACGTGCTTTTGGTGGGCTGGGCTTGGTCTGGGAATGAGTAGTTAGATCTTGGTCCCATCTCAAACTGGCCACCTTGCATTGTGGTTGTCATTGAGATATTGAGCATTGACTTAGCTGGACCAGACAAGTACTCGGAGATCAGCAGTCTAAATtcaatttgtggcccacctagtgcgTAGGTGAGGCaggaatgaacgtgatgaggtcgattaccgtcttccttaaggataactacttttactgtcttcctcaaggatgactactttgaatccacgaaACTTTTTTGGATTCCTTGTATACACTTTTCAAATCCACAAGAAtaaagcaagaaaatataaataatattcatgaaaattcataaattaattgatgaatgaaataaatgagtctacaaccctttaaacagGGATACTAAGcattggaagaagtttcagaatcaaactacaactaaaaacttcctaaaatttgaatcttattataaataataaatttattatttatagtaactGTCCTATATGACTTAACCACGacattcttctaatttttcaaaacacttttcatattgggcacaactcctaaatccTAGAAGATGAAGTGTTACaattaaaccaaaacttattaaaaatagtaaaaatggaaataaacatgaaatttgactatcgatctaatggaatcttgcaaattcagtGTGGGCATCACGGCATAGccggattggttggctaaagtagatcttcctaccctaaaatcatagaTAGTACGTCGAGTAACTTATTTTGGTTTGCGATATATGCCCGTTTTAAAGTTccaatggtcttgatgactttcgtctctgatcgggccttctccaattcatcttgaacatgaaagtgtccgtgacccgtTCTACATCGGTCTCCTCCCCTTCAAAAGAATTCGTCTTGCTTCGATTCTTGATattcggatcaaaagttatgatcaatttacagtccacctttTAGTCTAACCATGCTAGAAATGTATTGgtgacacattctacatcagTTGGCTGGTTATCCATATTGCTACTGCACATTTTGGCATGATGGCAGTTGTGCATATGGCTGTGAACTGGTCAGGTTAGACACATATCCTAGAGTACCCAGGACCGGGCAGATTTTGGCTGCTGCGTGTAGGTCTTTTTGAGTCCAGATCACATATTGAAGGACCTGGGATTGGATCCGGCTACTCATGGCTACCCATCTGGTCTGTGGACCATGTTTTCAAGTTGTGATGAACAGGTTGGAgatggatctaggtcaaacaAGGCATTCACAATGGTCAGGACCACTCAGTGGCTGGATCAAATCTCAAACGTGTGCCCTTTTTACACAGGTGCGCTGTGTAAATGGGCTCTTTAACATTCACGCAGCTTATCAAAACTCACTAATTGCACCCCACTTAACCCAGTTTCAACTTGGTCAAGACAGTTAACCTGACTCAACTGAACCTGATTTTTAGCGGTCCCAATTTCTAAACGGTTCAACAACTAGTACCCGACCTGCTAAAATTGGGCCCACCCCATACTCGTTGAAGACGAGAGTGAGTTCCACTCACGCGAGTTAGCTTTCACATCTGGAAATCGTCTCAGCAGCGGAGGCGAGTTCTGCCAGTTACTGACAGTTGGATAGGAGTTGGTGGGACAGAAATAGGTCTTCAAAGAGAGTTGATAATTACGTTCCGCGGAAACGCGTGAGAATAATGGCCCCGTTTGATTTTCCAGTGCAGCGGTAAATATCAGGTAAaacagtaataattatttccccgtCTATTTACAACATACCTGATTTGATTAACTTTTTTgaaacattacaaaatatatatgggtcCTACTGTGATacatttcgcttatccacactgttcatccattataccatttgaatttatagtatgagcaaaaaaatgaggtatatccaaaactcaagtgaactacaccatacgaaaaagggaatcgaatatttaccgttaaaaactttgtggggccactgttacTTTTGATGTGAGCTACCTGAGTGCTGTATCTGCTCtaatttttgtctcatgcttcaaaatattgtaaGTAAAACAAAGATGAAACAGGAGATAAGTAAGGCCAGAAATTGAAGTGGGCTGACTAAACTGTAGCTGTTACCCATTACTGTTGAAAACGTCAAATATACTGGGGTATGTCACTGTGGTTATATAAAAGGGGAGCAGATAAAGTGTGGCCCAGTCCTTACTCAGGACGGTGCattccttaccgtggggcccaccttgatgtatgtattgtatatccatgttgttcatctgttttggatCAATtaagaacatgagcccaaaaatgaagcttatCAAAATCTCAGGTAAACTCTACTggaagaaacagtagtgattgagcaTCCCAGCaataaaatcttcctagggcaccgtagtgtttatttgtcacccaactgATTgattaggggaaaaaaaaactgtATGCAGGGAAAGAACTAACattagcttcattcaaaacttttgtaactcaGAGGAAGTTTTTAAGGTCCATcactattatttcctatggtatttttcacctgagaattggatctgcttcaattttgagctcctGCTTTCAACTGATCTATCAAAACGTacggactgtgtggatatataatatgtacatcaaggtgggccccacaatgatgcttGCATTGGAAATGGAGTGCATGGTGATGGAGTCTGTGCGGTCCATCGccacccatccattttaacaCCACATTTTTGGGCAtcaacccaaaattgaaacatatccttAAAACAGTGTCTCATAATTCATACGGAGCCGAATTGCCAACTGACGCTGCGTGTATCCAGgtggctactggacggtgctctgtaggccctaccatgatgtatatttttatcctccatttatttttcaatattattttagtacataaggtcaaaaataagtcagatccaaatctcaagtggactacaccacaagaaaacagtgataattgaacgtccaacattaaaaacttcctagatccactgaaatgtttatttgatatccaaacggttgattaagtcacatatacctagatgaagggaaaaccagCTTCTTCCAAAATTTTAGCGGTCCCCAGAGGAAGTTttaaaggtgggccttcaactacCATCGTTTTCTACAGTGCGGTCCACATgcacatatattgtggtgggcccacagagctccatCCAGTGGCTTCTATCTACTGACAGGGTCAGTAGGCAATTCGCGTCAGTTGCATACGAAGGAAGCACCACGTGCACAGACTTTCCCAGAAGGACCACCACAGGAATTTTGCATTGATGACTAGTTATGTAGGAATTAGTGCATGCCATCCCTCATCCGTGGGATGCGGTCTTCATAAGCCACTGCAGCTTCGTGGATATGATGGATTGGTGGGCATCCGTACCGCAACTAAGTGCTGGCTCCTCTGCTGTACACGTGCACCATATCTTGACCGCTAAAATA
Coding sequences within:
- the LOC131232572 gene encoding dehydration-responsive element-binding protein 1B-like; its protein translation is MATFFSWDYSDVLTAYTFENSQPSATISDEEVYATVATSPPKRRAGRRKFRETRHPVYKGVRQRNGGKWVCELREPNKASRLWLGTFQTPEMAARAHDVAAMALRGRSACLNFADSAWCLPVPVSGSTEDIRKAAVEAAEAFRPLKSETASGISDTSSVENSMYSPPENAFYVEDEVDCGMPGLLESMAEGLMVSLPPYHLSGSHWDDVACDADVLLWSHSI